The Betaproteobacteria bacterium genome window below encodes:
- a CDS encoding 50S ribosomal protein L10: MSLSLEDKKAVVAEIGGQVAGSQAIILAEYRGMHVVDVTVLRAKARASGVYLRVLKNTLARRAVEGTPFEGLAKHMVGPLAYGMSKDPVSAAKVLQEFAKTNDKLVIKAGAMHNQVMTAKEVAVLASMPSREELLAKLMGAMQAPVTKLVRTMNEVPSKFVRALAAVRDQKEQQPA; the protein is encoded by the coding sequence TTGAGTCTAAGCTTAGAAGACAAGAAGGCTGTCGTTGCCGAAATAGGCGGACAGGTCGCGGGCTCCCAAGCCATTATTCTGGCCGAGTATCGCGGAATGCATGTTGTGGATGTCACGGTGTTGCGGGCGAAAGCACGCGCGTCGGGCGTCTATCTTCGCGTCCTTAAGAACACCCTAGCCCGGCGCGCGGTCGAGGGCACCCCGTTTGAAGGTCTGGCCAAGCATATGGTCGGGCCGCTCGCCTACGGGATGTCCAAGGATCCGGTGTCCGCCGCGAAGGTTCTTCAGGAGTTCGCGAAGACCAACGACAAGCTGGTGATCAAAGCCGGCGCGATGCACAACCAAGTGATGACAGCGAAGGAAGTGGCGGTCCTGGCCAGCATGCCCAGCAGGGAAGAACTGCTGGCCAAGCTGATGGGCGCCATGCAGGCACCCGTGACGAAGTTGGTGAGAACCATGAACGAAGTGCCCAGTAAGTTCGTGCGCGCCTTGGCGGCAGTCAGAGACCAAAAGGAGCAGCAGCCCGCTTAA
- a CDS encoding 50S ribosomal protein L7/L12 — protein MALGKAEILDAIAKMTVLELSQLIKDMEEKFGVSAAAAVAVAAPGGGAPAAAVEEQTEFTVMLTGAGESKVSVIKVVRAITALGLKEAKDLVDGAPKPVKEGIPKKEAEDILKQIIEAGGKAEIK, from the coding sequence ATGGCATTAGGAAAAGCTGAAATCCTCGACGCGATCGCGAAGATGACCGTGCTTGAGTTATCTCAACTCATCAAGGATATGGAAGAGAAATTCGGCGTGTCAGCCGCCGCGGCCGTGGCCGTGGCCGCACCCGGTGGCGGTGCACCCGCCGCCGCGGTCGAAGAGCAGACCGAATTCACCGTCATGCTCACAGGAGCTGGCGAGAGCAAGGTCAGCGTCATCAAGGTGGTGCGCGCTATTACCGCCCTGGGCTTGAAGGAAGCCAAGGACTTGGTGGACGGCGCCCCGAAACCCGTCAAGGAAGGAATTCCGAAGAAAGAAGCCGAGGACATCTTGAAGCAAATTATCGAAGCCGGCGGCAAGGCAGAGATCAAGTAG